In the genome of Thermosphaera aggregans DSM 11486, one region contains:
- a CDS encoding bacteriohemerythrin, with amino-acid sequence MPIEAETISTSNSDCGVKFSPLIREASQKIRLSKLRDLLELERLEHHGQTLRDLAQEVSKAGEGEYLLLDYRDNKGVSCLIMAKSSTIVNIECLGIDENVEKQIEFLARACINGEGELRVYRVKPIFIEWLKKYEVGIPVLDKAHEKMFTEFQKVFTAILDGSADQVPGLIRTAYESVLEHFKIEEKLMMKYNYPRAKRREHVESHVEFENIVKKLIQAADEGRFIDLYIQQYQFLLTYLDYMLKEDKEFTKFLLEKCGIECNI; translated from the coding sequence TTGCCTATTGAGGCTGAAACTATTAGCACGTCGAACAGTGATTGTGGTGTAAAGTTTTCACCCCTCATTCGCGAGGCCTCTCAAAAGATAAGGTTGAGCAAGTTAAGGGATTTGCTCGAGTTGGAGAGATTAGAGCACCATGGCCAAACCCTTAGGGATTTAGCACAGGAGGTTTCAAAGGCTGGGGAAGGAGAGTATTTGCTACTTGACTACAGAGATAACAAGGGTGTCAGTTGCTTAATAATGGCTAAGTCCTCTACAATTGTTAACATAGAGTGCCTTGGGATTGATGAAAATGTTGAAAAACAAATCGAATTCCTCGCTCGCGCTTGCATCAACGGCGAGGGTGAGCTACGAGTATACAGGGTTAAACCAATCTTTATTGAGTGGTTGAAGAAATACGAGGTCGGCATACCGGTCCTCGACAAGGCTCACGAGAAAATGTTCACCGAGTTCCAGAAGGTTTTCACGGCTATTCTAGACGGTAGTGCGGATCAGGTGCCCGGGTTGATAAGAACGGCTTACGAGTCTGTTCTGGAGCATTTTAAGATCGAGGAGAAGTTGATGATGAAATATAACTACCCTCGGGCAAAGAGGAGGGAGCATGTAGAAAGCCACGTGGAGTTTGAAAACATTGTAAAGAAGCTTATTCAAGCCGCGGATGAAGGTCGGTTTATAGACTTGTATATTCAACAGTACCAGTTCCTATTAACATATTTAGACTACATGTTGAAGGAGGATAAAGAGTTTACGAAGTTTCTTCTCGAAAAATGCGGAATTGAATGCAACATCTAG
- a CDS encoding DUF1616 domain-containing protein, protein MSRRETLEEYVRKNVKNWWEYTSLLTNLYKEWVEGKLVLEDPEKPRSFPEFLLRPDYSTWFYSLILLTFFTMIIVFIADGLAVLSPLRYVLGTVFVLFLPGYSLVKALYPGRQLRPLEELALSIGLSLALVPLIGLILNYTPWGIRLVPVTISLGLTTTALSIIGAYRAYKGLS, encoded by the coding sequence TTGAGCAGGAGAGAAACGCTTGAAGAATATGTGAGAAAGAATGTGAAAAACTGGTGGGAATATACTAGCCTCTTGACTAATCTATATAAGGAATGGGTTGAAGGTAAGCTGGTGCTCGAAGACCCGGAAAAGCCTCGAAGTTTCCCGGAATTCCTATTACGTCCTGACTACTCGACATGGTTTTACAGCTTGATACTGCTTACTTTCTTCACTATGATAATTGTTTTCATCGCAGATGGTCTAGCCGTGCTAAGCCCCTTGAGATACGTGCTCGGCACGGTTTTCGTGCTGTTCCTACCCGGCTATAGTCTCGTGAAAGCACTATATCCTGGGAGACAGTTGAGACCCCTGGAGGAGTTAGCACTCTCCATAGGGTTAAGCCTGGCATTAGTCCCTTTGATAGGGCTGATCCTCAATTATACTCCATGGGGGATTAGGCTGGTTCCCGTGACGATATCTCTGGGTTTAACTACAACTGCTCTCTCAATAATTGGTGCTTACAGAGCGTATAAAGGGTTGAGTTAA
- a CDS encoding DUF58 domain-containing protein: MLVAKDKVATLISALQLLYSIMLTYLTGDFLYLVVTIVFTTLVFIVRKEHRDVVSLAWSVSVFTPQTPASIIPLLSLLIVHAELPVLKEFPERPRLWRSALTATVFTPVYLLNPYSTIPAAFYLVVNLVLSFKEYLRLSRVRVEVGEKVRSIVMGERAVFNFNITSKGVIAYRVIVNNEVQGEGFADGNHSFQLGLHPNTAGVHEYRVVFEIADPRGLSKIALDPFTLKIKVTPRSLVIMRAFREILAKYYSTITPPPIWVITPSWEYVTGSSTGTSNLREGVGAVGESGLEGIASGKVSPGGEEKERYKAHYTLVFFANMLRKYDQGLRVSVTGEYDGAREYIPGDHPRSIHWKKSISKGQLVVKSYSRSSEDGGGGGDVIIADWDASNPVELDRLINTTYAALFATKRRIRLLLKLPNGDMFYTEGTLVQIIAALNELLAQEEVKSRFNYESFFKPQVMIEETPTYPIWDELVNYYMGIARGLLKLLEEKNIGRNAGFILIYPMAYSLKYQVIGEYLRKVGFTDIKIKESANLKQMIRGLVGVGK, from the coding sequence TTGCTGGTAGCAAAAGATAAGGTTGCTACCTTAATCAGCGCTCTACAGTTGCTTTACTCTATAATGCTTACTTACTTAACAGGTGATTTCCTCTACCTTGTTGTAACAATCGTATTTACTACGCTGGTTTTTATCGTGAGAAAGGAACACAGGGATGTCGTGAGCCTAGCCTGGAGCGTTTCCGTTTTCACGCCCCAAACGCCTGCTTCAATAATCCCTCTTCTTTCTCTTCTCATAGTCCATGCCGAACTACCCGTTTTAAAAGAGTTTCCTGAAAGACCAAGATTGTGGAGATCAGCGCTCACCGCTACCGTGTTCACGCCCGTATATCTCTTAAACCCTTACTCGACAATCCCTGCGGCGTTCTACCTCGTCGTAAACTTGGTCCTCAGTTTCAAGGAATACCTAAGGCTCTCAAGAGTTAGGGTGGAGGTTGGGGAAAAGGTTCGGTCAATAGTGATGGGAGAGCGTGCTGTTTTCAATTTTAACATAACCTCTAAAGGTGTTATTGCCTATAGGGTTATTGTTAACAATGAAGTCCAAGGCGAGGGATTCGCCGATGGAAATCATTCCTTTCAATTGGGTCTCCACCCCAACACAGCTGGTGTTCACGAATACCGCGTAGTGTTCGAGATAGCTGATCCACGGGGACTCTCCAAGATCGCCCTAGACCCGTTTACTTTGAAAATCAAGGTTACACCGAGATCATTAGTAATTATGAGGGCTTTCAGGGAAATACTTGCTAAATACTATTCCACAATAACTCCGCCTCCGATTTGGGTCATTACTCCAAGCTGGGAATACGTTACAGGGTCTTCAACAGGGACCAGTAATCTAAGAGAGGGGGTAGGGGCGGTAGGAGAATCCGGTCTGGAAGGAATCGCCTCGGGAAAAGTATCGCCTGGGGGAGAAGAGAAGGAGAGATATAAGGCACATTACACGCTGGTGTTTTTCGCGAACATGTTAAGAAAATACGATCAGGGTTTACGTGTTAGCGTTACAGGCGAATATGACGGGGCAAGGGAGTATATACCAGGAGATCACCCTAGGAGCATCCACTGGAAGAAGAGCATCAGCAAGGGGCAACTAGTGGTGAAATCCTATTCGAGATCATCGGAAGATGGCGGCGGAGGCGGTGACGTTATAATAGCGGACTGGGACGCGTCAAACCCTGTCGAACTCGACCGTTTAATAAACACCACCTATGCCGCCCTCTTCGCAACCAAGCGGAGGATACGCTTACTTTTGAAACTCCCAAACGGAGACATGTTTTACACGGAGGGAACCCTAGTCCAAATAATTGCGGCACTAAACGAGCTTTTAGCACAGGAGGAGGTAAAGTCTAGGTTTAACTACGAGAGCTTTTTCAAGCCCCAGGTCATGATCGAGGAAACACCCACCTACCCGATATGGGATGAGCTCGTGAATTACTACATGGGAATCGCAAGAGGTCTTTTAAAGCTACTTGAGGAGAAAAATATTGGAAGAAACGCGGGCTTCATACTAATATATCCTATGGCGTATAGTTTAAAGTATCAAGTAATAGGTGAGTACTTGAGAAAGGTTGGTTTCACTGACATAAAGATTAAGGAGTCAGCGAATTTGAAACAAATGATTCGCGGGCTAGTGGGTGTGGGAAAGTGA
- a CDS encoding DUF4350 domain-containing protein, protein MKLTNYLAILFIISGLVGFATILALPSTMDYSVLNNGETGFSELVRYYNASILTSPKDLESLNPEEYVLLVGGEGGLSSDVLARYKLFVEEGGVIIVTGDAVLLNSVAEAFGRQGLVGNGTIYDMVFNAGNRFKPKGYSRACNCTVAVWKPSPLSLNGESGLVETSSFSYLDLNNNGFMDLEEPIGSFPISLMLDYGDGKVVIMASPRVFTNDMLEENKEFLDFLKGNRSLIIDQIVQSKQLFERVRLAASRTSSVLLTGILSILLVTVIMVAGSKR, encoded by the coding sequence ATGAAGCTGACTAATTATCTGGCAATATTGTTCATCATATCTGGTCTAGTAGGGTTCGCAACAATATTAGCCCTGCCTTCCACAATGGATTACTCCGTGTTAAATAATGGGGAAACAGGTTTCTCGGAACTAGTACGCTACTATAACGCCTCAATATTAACAAGCCCGAAAGATCTGGAAAGTCTTAATCCCGAGGAATACGTTCTACTGGTTGGGGGAGAAGGGGGGCTGTCTAGCGATGTACTGGCACGTTACAAGCTTTTCGTTGAGGAAGGCGGGGTCATTATTGTAACAGGTGATGCGGTTTTGCTGAACAGTGTTGCGGAGGCTTTTGGTAGACAGGGTTTAGTGGGTAATGGAACAATATATGATATGGTTTTCAACGCAGGCAACAGGTTTAAGCCTAAAGGGTACAGTCGAGCATGCAACTGTACCGTAGCAGTTTGGAAGCCATCGCCTCTTTCACTCAACGGGGAGTCAGGACTGGTTGAGACAAGCTCTTTTTCATATCTCGATCTAAACAACAATGGTTTCATGGACTTAGAAGAGCCCATCGGGTCCTTCCCAATATCCTTAATGCTCGATTACGGTGATGGAAAAGTGGTCATTATGGCTTCTCCAAGGGTTTTCACGAACGACATGCTTGAGGAAAACAAGGAGTTCCTAGATTTTCTCAAAGGAAATAGATCACTCATTATTGATCAAATAGTGCAGTCGAAACAATTGTTTGAAAGAGTGAGATTGGCGGCTTCTAGAACAAGCAGTGTCTTACTCACAGGAATTTTATCAATACTCCTCGTAACGGTGATTATGGTTGCTGGTAGCAAAAGATAA
- a CDS encoding DUF1616 domain-containing protein — protein MILDEEVFAVILGVTIIGSVLGVALTLPRSPEAFTALGLLNEEGVIGDYPSRVHVGEPVKLHLFIYNHLGYTALFKYQVKEGDGEIPSEKTPLHDKTILAQGIVLLHHGENVTIPFTVVFTRPFTNQTLVCELYYYNPDSRIWEYTGRFVFIRLNVTEAVLP, from the coding sequence GTGATCCTTGATGAGGAGGTTTTCGCCGTAATACTGGGAGTAACGATCATAGGCTCGGTGTTAGGGGTTGCATTAACCCTTCCCCGAAGCCCCGAGGCCTTCACGGCTCTTGGCTTGCTCAATGAGGAGGGGGTGATCGGGGATTACCCTTCGAGAGTCCACGTGGGAGAACCTGTGAAGCTTCATCTCTTCATATACAATCACCTCGGTTACACGGCTTTGTTTAAATACCAGGTTAAAGAAGGGGATGGTGAAATACCTTCCGAGAAAACCCCTCTCCATGACAAAACCATTCTCGCCCAAGGCATCGTTCTCCTCCATCACGGTGAAAACGTAACCATACCTTTCACCGTAGTTTTCACCAGGCCATTCACCAATCAGACGCTTGTGTGCGAACTATATTACTATAACCCCGATTCGAGGATCTGGGAGTATACTGGAAGATTTGTTTTCATAAGATTAAACGTCACAGAGGCTGTCTTGCCTTGA